One genomic region from Vidua macroura isolate BioBank_ID:100142 chromosome 18, ASM2450914v1, whole genome shotgun sequence encodes:
- the SFI1 gene encoding protein SFI1 homolog isoform X1, whose amino-acid sequence MEKFRSSSKSLMMHESQPPPEHQVHAAEQSVAPQSATHEFQDRGPDKPGQDGYAQSQRRMLKEFQSRYLARKFFYLWAKMTFGQVLPSKARCFYDQKILQKTFGEWKEQWTLCRERKLSLRADNHYRNLLLNLIFKAWRAYVCQQQGKRSKYYVAESHAKRQTLLRTWQHWLVYVDVQRTKHGMQSVALAFRRRSCLRISWAVWRRQYYQKCSGHKMNILALQHWAQSLQFRAWLQWRELYLHTQNEKQKDTRAVTHHQHWELRRCMGAWLGYLNLHRVKKRQNELAQEFHRSRTLRRCFSDWQLSWKCRRRMRDHRSDLEKQATRIALWRVFAHWKHYVVLCVEEAQQCELAEKHYKCHLLELGLKGLRQNVLDTRLQRMRTDVSSCQHQVTVLQKYWNRWKSCLEEKEEEQHQALTSVAHAHYRRVLMRQVFDTWLRKVCKLQGYRMGEKRAVLHFERQLLRCCWSCWRRRAAARLEEQEGLVRAGDHYRKQLLLKAFCLWKQKTQERETERLKETEALKFHCSKCLQQTWNKWREYVGHQREKWRKLVQADLHYQHVLLGKTLAAWKIYQQNIQCILYQVAEKEKQHTQLLLRQVLCTWRENALALIHESEATTRADEHYRRAILSKVLLQWRDTAWLQACHRHLKVTAVVEARKHLDLVHLQSLFLHWKELMRESLMLKAQHHRAAQHHQQHLLQKYLVKWKNYHQQCLGKKLLQRRGDELMTRRLCSASFSCWKTRLLHQQWEKQKTVQALWHWSLSVQRKVFDAWLSFAKGQQKKKNGIEKVTGVHHTTPLREGVTRALRNTAGIKQLQGQLHTQPQLEKQVTFKKPDVSPETRGHSSEEEPWPSKCRHLPLHPAEGGSVLRGLNAIQRARLPPWKPDFPLESLESKELLGPPFTRSEVPFQQTSVNKCPAQTGNLMLTPHVEESACKCLSQMDNAAHPHPSLTCASLPPWTQDMHRAGQGPELWCPASFMSHMKAGSEERRSQPVNGHKGAHSQDSQQNSVEKLPPNLQPHLLSPEELVGKGSHQTADEGEKEHSSREEMMLERKVEVELQHIQQQMQYYYSRKQELKCCQQQAEILQQWLEMSMQRGAQDGVQGVQEELGQLQVRINTLTKAQLAERHHVQALLARLRDIQLALDL is encoded by the exons ATGGAGAAATTCAGGAGCAG TTCAAAATCCCTGATGATGCATGAAAGCCAGCCACCACCTGAGCATCAAGTCCATGCAGCTGAACAATCTGTTGCTCCCCAGTCTGCAACACATGAATTTCAGGACAGAGGTCCTGACAAGCCAGGTCAAGATGGATATGCCCAGAGTCAAAGAAGAATGTTAAAAGAATTCCAAAGCAG ATACCTAGCAAGGAAGTTTTTCTATCTGTGGGCAAAAATGACATTTGGACAAGTTCTCCCTTCCAAAGCCAG ATGTTTTTATGATCAGAAGATTCTTCAGAAAACTTTTGGAGAGTGGAAGGAGCAGTGGACACTTTGCAGAGAAAGGAAGCTCAGCCTCAGAGCAGATAACCATTACAG GAATTTACTTCTTAATTTGATATTCAAGGCTTGGAGAGCCTATGTATGCCAACAGCAAGGAAAGAGGAGCAAATACTATGTTGCAGAGTCTCATG CAAAGAGGCAAACTCTGCTCAGGAcctggcagcactggctggTCTATGTTGACGTTCAAAGGACAAAACATGGGATGCAGTCTGTGGCACTGGCGTTCAGGAGAAGAAGCTGTTTGCG CATTTCATGGGCAGTGTGGAGAAGACAATACTACCAGAAATGCTCTGGacataaaatgaatattttggcTTTGCAGCACTGGGCCCAGAGCCTGCAATTTCGA GCTTGGTTGCAGTGGCGGGAGCTGTATTTACACACCCAGAAtgagaagcaaaaggacaccAGGGCAGTAACTCACCATCAGCACTGGGAATTGAGGAGATGCATGGGAGCATGGCTGGGATACCTGAACCTCCACAGAGTAAAGAAACGCCAGAATG AGCTGGCCCAAGAGTTTCACCGAAGCAGGACGCTCCGGAGGTGCTTCTCCGATTGGCAGCTGTCATGGAAGTGCAGGAGAAGAATGCGTGATCACAGAAGTGACCTGGAAAAACAAGCAACGAGGATTGCTTTATGGAGAGTCTTTGCACACTGGAAGCATT ATGTTGTGCTGTGTGTGGAAGAGGCTCAGCAGTGTGAGCTGGCTGAAAAGCACTACAAGTGTCACCTGTTG GAACTTGGCCTTAAGGGTCTTCGGCAGAATGTCCTGGACACTCGTCTTCAGCGAATGAGAACAGATGTGTCATCCTGTCAGCATCAAGTTACA GTGCTGCAGAAGTACTGGAACCGTTGGAAGTCCTGTttggaagagaaggaggaagaacagCATCAGGCCTTAACATCAGTGGCTCATGCCCATTACAG GAGGGTGTTGATGAGACAGGTATTTGACACATGGCTGCGGAAGGTCTGCAAGCTGCAAGGATATCGAATGGGAGAGAAGAGG GCTGTCCTCCATTTTGAAAGGCAGCTCTTGCGCTgctgctggtcctgctggcgcagaagagcagctgcacgtttggaggagcaggagggcttGGTTCGTGCAGGAGATCACTacagaaagcagctgctgctaaAGGCCTTCTGTCTGTGGAAACAAAAGACTcaggagagagaaacaga GAGGCTCAAGGAGACAGAAGCATTAAAATTTCACTGTTCAAAGTGTCTACAGCAGACTTGGAACAAGTGGAGAGAG TATGTGGGACATCAGCGTGAGAAATGGAGGAAGCTGGTGCAAGCAGATCTGCACTATCAACATGTGTTGCTGGGCAAGACCTTGGCAGCTTGGAAG atttacCAACAAAATATACAGTGCATTCTGTATCAAGTAGCTGAGAAGGAGAAACAGCACACTCAACTGCTGCTGCG ACAGGTGCTGTGTACGTGGAGAGAAAATGCTCTTGCTCTTATACATGAATCTGAGGCAACTACACGGGCAGATGAGCACTACAGGAGAGCAATCCTGTCAAAG gtgctgctgcagtggagaGACACTGCCTGGCTACAAGCCTGTCACCGCCATCTGAAGGTGACAGCTGTGGTGGAGGCCAGAAaacatttggatttag TGCATTTACAGAGCCTGTTTTTGCACTGGAAGGAATTAATGAGGGAGTCTCTGATGCTGAAGGCTCAGCAccacagggcagcacagcaccaccagcagcacctgctccagAAGTACCtggtgaaatggaaaaattatcATCAGCAGTGTCTTGGGAAAAAG ctgctgcagagaagggGAGATGAACTAATGACTCGTAGACTTTGCTCTGCTTCCTTCTCTTGCTGGAAAACTCGG cTGTTGCATCAGCaatgggaaaagcagaagacagTGCAAGCATTGTGGCACTGGTCCCTTTCAGTGCAGAGAAAG GTATTTGATGCTTGGCTCAGTTTTGCCAAGGGgcagcagaagaagaaaaatggcatTGAAAAGGTCACAGGAGTTCATCACACAACTCCTTTGAGAGAGGGTGTAACCCGTGCCTTGAGAAACACTGCTGGCATCAaacagctgcagggacagctccatacccagccccagctggag AAGCAAGTGACATTTAAAAAGCCTGATGTTAGTCCTGAGACAAGAGGACATTCATCAGAGGAAGAGCCGTGGCCTTCAAAATGCAGACATCTACCACTTCACCCTGCTGAGGGGGGCTCAGTTCTGCGTGGCCT aaatgcCATTCAACGAGCCAGGTTACCACCATGGAAGCCTGACTTCCCTCTGGAATCTCTAGAAAGCAAGGAACTGCTGGGACCTCCTTTTACTAG GTCAGAGGTGCCCTTTCAGCAAACATCTGTGAATAAATGTCCTGCACAGACTGGGAATTTAATGCTGACACCTCATGTGGAAGAAAGTGCCTGTAAATGTCTATCTCAGATGGACAATGCTGCTCATCCCCATCCTTCTCTCACTTGTGCTTCTCTCCCACCGTGGACACAGGACATGCACCGAGCTGGGCAGGGGCCAGAGCTGTGGTGTCCTGCATCTTTCATGTCCCACATGAAAGCTGGCTCAGAAGAG AGACGAAGTCAGCCTGTGAATGGTCACAAAGGAGCCCATTCCCAAGACTCTCAACAGAATTCTGTGGAGAAGTTGCCACCAAATTTGCAGCCACATTTGCTGTCACCTGAAGAGTTGGTGGGAAAAGGGAGTCACCAGACTGCAG atgaaggggaaaaggaacacaGTTCCAGAGAAGAAATGATGTTGGAGAGAAAGGTGGAAGTTGAACTCCAGCATATCCAGCAGCAGATGCAGTATTACTACAGCAGGAAGCAGGAACTCAA gtgctgtcagcagcaggcagagattCTGCAGCAGTGGCTGGAAATGAGCATGCAACGAGGAGCCCAAGATGGTGTGCAAGGAGTTCAGGAAGAATTGGGTCAG TTGCAGGTGAGGATCAACACTCTCACCAAAGCACAGCTGGCTGAGAGACACCATGTGCAGGCCCTGCTTGCCCGCCTGCGAGATATCCAGCTTGCCCTGGATCTGTAG
- the SFI1 gene encoding protein SFI1 homolog isoform X2, which translates to MMHESQPPPEHQVHAAEQSVAPQSATHEFQDRGPDKPGQDGYAQSQRRMLKEFQSRYLARKFFYLWAKMTFGQVLPSKARCFYDQKILQKTFGEWKEQWTLCRERKLSLRADNHYRNLLLNLIFKAWRAYVCQQQGKRSKYYVAESHAKRQTLLRTWQHWLVYVDVQRTKHGMQSVALAFRRRSCLRISWAVWRRQYYQKCSGHKMNILALQHWAQSLQFRAWLQWRELYLHTQNEKQKDTRAVTHHQHWELRRCMGAWLGYLNLHRVKKRQNELAQEFHRSRTLRRCFSDWQLSWKCRRRMRDHRSDLEKQATRIALWRVFAHWKHYVVLCVEEAQQCELAEKHYKCHLLELGLKGLRQNVLDTRLQRMRTDVSSCQHQVTVLQKYWNRWKSCLEEKEEEQHQALTSVAHAHYRRVLMRQVFDTWLRKVCKLQGYRMGEKRAVLHFERQLLRCCWSCWRRRAAARLEEQEGLVRAGDHYRKQLLLKAFCLWKQKTQERETERLKETEALKFHCSKCLQQTWNKWREYVGHQREKWRKLVQADLHYQHVLLGKTLAAWKIYQQNIQCILYQVAEKEKQHTQLLLRQVLCTWRENALALIHESEATTRADEHYRRAILSKVLLQWRDTAWLQACHRHLKVTAVVEARKHLDLVHLQSLFLHWKELMRESLMLKAQHHRAAQHHQQHLLQKYLVKWKNYHQQCLGKKLLQRRGDELMTRRLCSASFSCWKTRLLHQQWEKQKTVQALWHWSLSVQRKVFDAWLSFAKGQQKKKNGIEKVTGVHHTTPLREGVTRALRNTAGIKQLQGQLHTQPQLEKQVTFKKPDVSPETRGHSSEEEPWPSKCRHLPLHPAEGGSVLRGLNAIQRARLPPWKPDFPLESLESKELLGPPFTRSEVPFQQTSVNKCPAQTGNLMLTPHVEESACKCLSQMDNAAHPHPSLTCASLPPWTQDMHRAGQGPELWCPASFMSHMKAGSEERRSQPVNGHKGAHSQDSQQNSVEKLPPNLQPHLLSPEELVGKGSHQTADEGEKEHSSREEMMLERKVEVELQHIQQQMQYYYSRKQELKCCQQQAEILQQWLEMSMQRGAQDGVQGVQEELGQLQVRINTLTKAQLAERHHVQALLARLRDIQLALDL; encoded by the exons ATGATGCATGAAAGCCAGCCACCACCTGAGCATCAAGTCCATGCAGCTGAACAATCTGTTGCTCCCCAGTCTGCAACACATGAATTTCAGGACAGAGGTCCTGACAAGCCAGGTCAAGATGGATATGCCCAGAGTCAAAGAAGAATGTTAAAAGAATTCCAAAGCAG ATACCTAGCAAGGAAGTTTTTCTATCTGTGGGCAAAAATGACATTTGGACAAGTTCTCCCTTCCAAAGCCAG ATGTTTTTATGATCAGAAGATTCTTCAGAAAACTTTTGGAGAGTGGAAGGAGCAGTGGACACTTTGCAGAGAAAGGAAGCTCAGCCTCAGAGCAGATAACCATTACAG GAATTTACTTCTTAATTTGATATTCAAGGCTTGGAGAGCCTATGTATGCCAACAGCAAGGAAAGAGGAGCAAATACTATGTTGCAGAGTCTCATG CAAAGAGGCAAACTCTGCTCAGGAcctggcagcactggctggTCTATGTTGACGTTCAAAGGACAAAACATGGGATGCAGTCTGTGGCACTGGCGTTCAGGAGAAGAAGCTGTTTGCG CATTTCATGGGCAGTGTGGAGAAGACAATACTACCAGAAATGCTCTGGacataaaatgaatattttggcTTTGCAGCACTGGGCCCAGAGCCTGCAATTTCGA GCTTGGTTGCAGTGGCGGGAGCTGTATTTACACACCCAGAAtgagaagcaaaaggacaccAGGGCAGTAACTCACCATCAGCACTGGGAATTGAGGAGATGCATGGGAGCATGGCTGGGATACCTGAACCTCCACAGAGTAAAGAAACGCCAGAATG AGCTGGCCCAAGAGTTTCACCGAAGCAGGACGCTCCGGAGGTGCTTCTCCGATTGGCAGCTGTCATGGAAGTGCAGGAGAAGAATGCGTGATCACAGAAGTGACCTGGAAAAACAAGCAACGAGGATTGCTTTATGGAGAGTCTTTGCACACTGGAAGCATT ATGTTGTGCTGTGTGTGGAAGAGGCTCAGCAGTGTGAGCTGGCTGAAAAGCACTACAAGTGTCACCTGTTG GAACTTGGCCTTAAGGGTCTTCGGCAGAATGTCCTGGACACTCGTCTTCAGCGAATGAGAACAGATGTGTCATCCTGTCAGCATCAAGTTACA GTGCTGCAGAAGTACTGGAACCGTTGGAAGTCCTGTttggaagagaaggaggaagaacagCATCAGGCCTTAACATCAGTGGCTCATGCCCATTACAG GAGGGTGTTGATGAGACAGGTATTTGACACATGGCTGCGGAAGGTCTGCAAGCTGCAAGGATATCGAATGGGAGAGAAGAGG GCTGTCCTCCATTTTGAAAGGCAGCTCTTGCGCTgctgctggtcctgctggcgcagaagagcagctgcacgtttggaggagcaggagggcttGGTTCGTGCAGGAGATCACTacagaaagcagctgctgctaaAGGCCTTCTGTCTGTGGAAACAAAAGACTcaggagagagaaacaga GAGGCTCAAGGAGACAGAAGCATTAAAATTTCACTGTTCAAAGTGTCTACAGCAGACTTGGAACAAGTGGAGAGAG TATGTGGGACATCAGCGTGAGAAATGGAGGAAGCTGGTGCAAGCAGATCTGCACTATCAACATGTGTTGCTGGGCAAGACCTTGGCAGCTTGGAAG atttacCAACAAAATATACAGTGCATTCTGTATCAAGTAGCTGAGAAGGAGAAACAGCACACTCAACTGCTGCTGCG ACAGGTGCTGTGTACGTGGAGAGAAAATGCTCTTGCTCTTATACATGAATCTGAGGCAACTACACGGGCAGATGAGCACTACAGGAGAGCAATCCTGTCAAAG gtgctgctgcagtggagaGACACTGCCTGGCTACAAGCCTGTCACCGCCATCTGAAGGTGACAGCTGTGGTGGAGGCCAGAAaacatttggatttag TGCATTTACAGAGCCTGTTTTTGCACTGGAAGGAATTAATGAGGGAGTCTCTGATGCTGAAGGCTCAGCAccacagggcagcacagcaccaccagcagcacctgctccagAAGTACCtggtgaaatggaaaaattatcATCAGCAGTGTCTTGGGAAAAAG ctgctgcagagaagggGAGATGAACTAATGACTCGTAGACTTTGCTCTGCTTCCTTCTCTTGCTGGAAAACTCGG cTGTTGCATCAGCaatgggaaaagcagaagacagTGCAAGCATTGTGGCACTGGTCCCTTTCAGTGCAGAGAAAG GTATTTGATGCTTGGCTCAGTTTTGCCAAGGGgcagcagaagaagaaaaatggcatTGAAAAGGTCACAGGAGTTCATCACACAACTCCTTTGAGAGAGGGTGTAACCCGTGCCTTGAGAAACACTGCTGGCATCAaacagctgcagggacagctccatacccagccccagctggag AAGCAAGTGACATTTAAAAAGCCTGATGTTAGTCCTGAGACAAGAGGACATTCATCAGAGGAAGAGCCGTGGCCTTCAAAATGCAGACATCTACCACTTCACCCTGCTGAGGGGGGCTCAGTTCTGCGTGGCCT aaatgcCATTCAACGAGCCAGGTTACCACCATGGAAGCCTGACTTCCCTCTGGAATCTCTAGAAAGCAAGGAACTGCTGGGACCTCCTTTTACTAG GTCAGAGGTGCCCTTTCAGCAAACATCTGTGAATAAATGTCCTGCACAGACTGGGAATTTAATGCTGACACCTCATGTGGAAGAAAGTGCCTGTAAATGTCTATCTCAGATGGACAATGCTGCTCATCCCCATCCTTCTCTCACTTGTGCTTCTCTCCCACCGTGGACACAGGACATGCACCGAGCTGGGCAGGGGCCAGAGCTGTGGTGTCCTGCATCTTTCATGTCCCACATGAAAGCTGGCTCAGAAGAG AGACGAAGTCAGCCTGTGAATGGTCACAAAGGAGCCCATTCCCAAGACTCTCAACAGAATTCTGTGGAGAAGTTGCCACCAAATTTGCAGCCACATTTGCTGTCACCTGAAGAGTTGGTGGGAAAAGGGAGTCACCAGACTGCAG atgaaggggaaaaggaacacaGTTCCAGAGAAGAAATGATGTTGGAGAGAAAGGTGGAAGTTGAACTCCAGCATATCCAGCAGCAGATGCAGTATTACTACAGCAGGAAGCAGGAACTCAA gtgctgtcagcagcaggcagagattCTGCAGCAGTGGCTGGAAATGAGCATGCAACGAGGAGCCCAAGATGGTGTGCAAGGAGTTCAGGAAGAATTGGGTCAG TTGCAGGTGAGGATCAACACTCTCACCAAAGCACAGCTGGCTGAGAGACACCATGTGCAGGCCCTGCTTGCCCGCCTGCGAGATATCCAGCTTGCCCTGGATCTGTAG
- the PISD gene encoding phosphatidylserine decarboxylase proenzyme, mitochondrial isoform X3 — MPEQAKEREVEEKRLSLATAVTLTMCQSNTLQGPELHTGKWLQFPQLALRRRLGQLSCMSRPALKLRSWPLTILYYLLPFGALKPLTRVGWRPMSRVALYKSVPTRLLSRAWGRLNQVELPTWLRKPVYSLYIWTFGVNMKEAAVEDLHHYRNLSEFFRRKLKPQARPVCCVHSVISPSDGKILNFGQVKNCEVEQVKGVTYSLESFLGPRISTEEMHFSQAPHGNSFQQQLVTKEGNELYHCVIYLAPGDYHCFHSPTDWTVSHRRHFPGSLMSVNPGVARWIKELFCHNERVVLTGDWKHGFFSLTAVGATNVGSIRIYFDQDLHTNSPSYSKGSYNDFSFISNNNKEGIPMRKGEHLGEFNLGSTIVLIFEAPKDFRFNLKAGQKIRFGEALGSL, encoded by the exons ATGCCGGAGCAAGCAAAGGAAAGAGAGGTAGAGGAAAAAAGACTGAGCCTTGCAACAGCCGTCACCCTGACGATGTGTCAGTCAAACACCCTGCAGGGACCAGAGCTCCACACAGGGAAATG GTTGCAATTCCCCCAGCTGGCCCTGAGGCGAAGGTTGGGCCAGCTGAGCTGTATGTCTAGGCCTGCTCTGAAACTCCGTTCTTGGCCTCTGACTATTCTCTATTACCTTCTGCCTTTTGGTGCTCTTAAACCCTTGACCAGAGTGGGATGGAGGCCTATGAGCAGG GTCGCCCTGTACAAGTCGGTCCCAACGCGGCTGCTCTCACGAGCCTGGGGTCGCCTGAACCAGGTGGAGCTGCCCACGTGGCTGCGGAAGCCGGTGTACAGCCTGTACATCTGGACCTTCGGGGTGAACATGAAGGAGGCAGCTGTGGAGGACCTGCATCACTACAGGAACCTGAGCGAGTTCTTCCGCAGGAAGCTGAAACCACAGGCACGGCCGGTCTGCTGTGTGCACAGCGTG ATTAGTCCCTCTGATGGAAAGATCCTTAATTTCGGACAGGTAAAAAATTGTGAAGTGGAGCAAGTAAAAGGGGTCACTTATTCTCTGGAATCTTTCTTGGGACCTCGCATCTCCACAGAGGAAATGCATTTTAGCCAGG CCCCACATGGTAACTCTTTTCAGCAACAACTGGTCACAAAGGAGGGGAATGAGCTCTACCACTGTGTAATTTACCTTGCACCAGGGGATTATCACTGCTTCCACTCGCCCACAGACTGGACAGTGTCACACCGACGGCATTTCCCAG GCTCTCTGATGTCTGTCAATCCCGGAGTTGCTCGCTGGATCAAGGAACTGTTCTGCCACAATGAACGGGTTGTCCTTACAGGTGACTGGAAACATGGCTTCTTCTCATTAACAGCTGTAGGAGCAACAAACGTGGGCTCCATCCGCATCTACTTTGACCAG GACTTGCACACGAACAGTCCAAGTTACTCTAAAGGTTCCTACAATGACTTCAGCTTCATATCCAACAACAACAAGGAGGGAATCCCCATGAGGAAAGGGGAACATTTAGGGGAATTTAACTTAGGCTCTACGATCGTGCTAATCTTTGAGGCACCCAAGGACTTCAGATTCAACCTCAAAGCTGGACAGAAAATCCGCTTTGGAGAAGCACTGGGCTCTCTATAG
- the PISD gene encoding phosphatidylserine decarboxylase proenzyme, mitochondrial isoform X4, whose translation MPEQAKEREVEEKRLSLATAVTLTMCQSNTLQGPELHTGKWLRSGNGGSSSCAGDQHPQLESPGPAGSAGGTPNRRTRFRLQFPQLALRRRLGQLSCMSRPALKLRSWPLTILYYLLPFGALKPLTRVGWRPMSRVALYKSVPTRLLSRAWGRLNQVELPTWLRKPVYSLYIWTFGVNMKEAAVEDLHHYRNLSEFFRRKLKPQARPVCCVHSVISPSDGKILNFGQVKNCEVEQVKGVTYSLESFLGPRISTEEMHFSQAPHGNSFQQQLVTKEGNELYHCVIYLAPGDYHCFHSPTDWTVSHRRHFPGSLMSVNPGVARWIKELFCHNERVVLTGDWKHGFFSLTAVGATNVGSIRIYFDQDLHTNSPSYSKGSYNDFSFISNNNKEGIPMRKGEHLGEFNLGSTIVLIFEAPKDFRFNLKAGQKIRFGEALGSL comes from the exons ATGCCGGAGCAAGCAAAGGAAAGAGAGGTAGAGGAAAAAAGACTGAGCCTTGCAACAGCCGTCACCCTGACGATGTGTCAGTCAAACACCCTGCAGGGACCAGAGCTCCACACAGGGAAATG GCTGCGCTCAGGGaacggcggcagcagcagctgtgccggggaccagcacccacagctggaGAGTCCAGGCCCAGCTGGCTCTGCCGGTGGGACACCAAATAGGAGAACTCGTTTCAG GTTGCAATTCCCCCAGCTGGCCCTGAGGCGAAGGTTGGGCCAGCTGAGCTGTATGTCTAGGCCTGCTCTGAAACTCCGTTCTTGGCCTCTGACTATTCTCTATTACCTTCTGCCTTTTGGTGCTCTTAAACCCTTGACCAGAGTGGGATGGAGGCCTATGAGCAGG GTCGCCCTGTACAAGTCGGTCCCAACGCGGCTGCTCTCACGAGCCTGGGGTCGCCTGAACCAGGTGGAGCTGCCCACGTGGCTGCGGAAGCCGGTGTACAGCCTGTACATCTGGACCTTCGGGGTGAACATGAAGGAGGCAGCTGTGGAGGACCTGCATCACTACAGGAACCTGAGCGAGTTCTTCCGCAGGAAGCTGAAACCACAGGCACGGCCGGTCTGCTGTGTGCACAGCGTG ATTAGTCCCTCTGATGGAAAGATCCTTAATTTCGGACAGGTAAAAAATTGTGAAGTGGAGCAAGTAAAAGGGGTCACTTATTCTCTGGAATCTTTCTTGGGACCTCGCATCTCCACAGAGGAAATGCATTTTAGCCAGG CCCCACATGGTAACTCTTTTCAGCAACAACTGGTCACAAAGGAGGGGAATGAGCTCTACCACTGTGTAATTTACCTTGCACCAGGGGATTATCACTGCTTCCACTCGCCCACAGACTGGACAGTGTCACACCGACGGCATTTCCCAG GCTCTCTGATGTCTGTCAATCCCGGAGTTGCTCGCTGGATCAAGGAACTGTTCTGCCACAATGAACGGGTTGTCCTTACAGGTGACTGGAAACATGGCTTCTTCTCATTAACAGCTGTAGGAGCAACAAACGTGGGCTCCATCCGCATCTACTTTGACCAG GACTTGCACACGAACAGTCCAAGTTACTCTAAAGGTTCCTACAATGACTTCAGCTTCATATCCAACAACAACAAGGAGGGAATCCCCATGAGGAAAGGGGAACATTTAGGGGAATTTAACTTAGGCTCTACGATCGTGCTAATCTTTGAGGCACCCAAGGACTTCAGATTCAACCTCAAAGCTGGACAGAAAATCCGCTTTGGAGAAGCACTGGGCTCTCTATAG
- the PISD gene encoding phosphatidylserine decarboxylase proenzyme, mitochondrial isoform X1, translated as MVRCYKALSNPPPSCYNLRKVKIHVRRLRSGNGGSSSCAGDQHPQLESPGPAGSAGGTPNRRTRFRLQFPQLALRRRLGQLSCMSRPALKLRSWPLTILYYLLPFGALKPLTRVGWRPMSRVALYKSVPTRLLSRAWGRLNQVELPTWLRKPVYSLYIWTFGVNMKEAAVEDLHHYRNLSEFFRRKLKPQARPVCCVHSVISPSDGKILNFGQVKNCEVEQVKGVTYSLESFLGPRISTEEMHFSQAPHGNSFQQQLVTKEGNELYHCVIYLAPGDYHCFHSPTDWTVSHRRHFPGSLMSVNPGVARWIKELFCHNERVVLTGDWKHGFFSLTAVGATNVGSIRIYFDQDLHTNSPSYSKGSYNDFSFISNNNKEGIPMRKGEHLGEFNLGSTIVLIFEAPKDFRFNLKAGQKIRFGEALGSL; from the exons ATGGTGAGATGCTACAAAGCTTTATCTAACCCTCCACCCTCTTGCTACAACCTCCGCAAAGTTAAAATTCATGTCCGGAGGCTGCGCTCAGGGaacggcggcagcagcagctgtgccggggaccagcacccacagctggaGAGTCCAGGCCCAGCTGGCTCTGCCGGTGGGACACCAAATAGGAGAACTCGTTTCAG GTTGCAATTCCCCCAGCTGGCCCTGAGGCGAAGGTTGGGCCAGCTGAGCTGTATGTCTAGGCCTGCTCTGAAACTCCGTTCTTGGCCTCTGACTATTCTCTATTACCTTCTGCCTTTTGGTGCTCTTAAACCCTTGACCAGAGTGGGATGGAGGCCTATGAGCAGG GTCGCCCTGTACAAGTCGGTCCCAACGCGGCTGCTCTCACGAGCCTGGGGTCGCCTGAACCAGGTGGAGCTGCCCACGTGGCTGCGGAAGCCGGTGTACAGCCTGTACATCTGGACCTTCGGGGTGAACATGAAGGAGGCAGCTGTGGAGGACCTGCATCACTACAGGAACCTGAGCGAGTTCTTCCGCAGGAAGCTGAAACCACAGGCACGGCCGGTCTGCTGTGTGCACAGCGTG ATTAGTCCCTCTGATGGAAAGATCCTTAATTTCGGACAGGTAAAAAATTGTGAAGTGGAGCAAGTAAAAGGGGTCACTTATTCTCTGGAATCTTTCTTGGGACCTCGCATCTCCACAGAGGAAATGCATTTTAGCCAGG CCCCACATGGTAACTCTTTTCAGCAACAACTGGTCACAAAGGAGGGGAATGAGCTCTACCACTGTGTAATTTACCTTGCACCAGGGGATTATCACTGCTTCCACTCGCCCACAGACTGGACAGTGTCACACCGACGGCATTTCCCAG GCTCTCTGATGTCTGTCAATCCCGGAGTTGCTCGCTGGATCAAGGAACTGTTCTGCCACAATGAACGGGTTGTCCTTACAGGTGACTGGAAACATGGCTTCTTCTCATTAACAGCTGTAGGAGCAACAAACGTGGGCTCCATCCGCATCTACTTTGACCAG GACTTGCACACGAACAGTCCAAGTTACTCTAAAGGTTCCTACAATGACTTCAGCTTCATATCCAACAACAACAAGGAGGGAATCCCCATGAGGAAAGGGGAACATTTAGGGGAATTTAACTTAGGCTCTACGATCGTGCTAATCTTTGAGGCACCCAAGGACTTCAGATTCAACCTCAAAGCTGGACAGAAAATCCGCTTTGGAGAAGCACTGGGCTCTCTATAG